From the genome of Denticeps clupeoides chromosome 4, fDenClu1.1, whole genome shotgun sequence, one region includes:
- the dlc1 gene encoding rho GTPase-activating protein 7 isoform X4: MILTQIEAKEACTWLRAAGFPQYAQLYEDGQFPIEISSVTRDHDFLDGDAIEALCRRLNTLNKCALMRLDVSPQRKRSEDSDEDEPCAISGRWTFQRDSKRWSRLDELEVFSPPGEPMDTPFAREERLRQGVSAESVLTDLSEQPEVGSLHSSGSGDHGRGPEVKARREKAAAAAAAAAALSITTSGPSNPAVTSGATRASSVASVCSSATSGANEDSMSDGIPSPLERRTFSFDARQGQEQGQPEAQESSGGKSTRSRAKSFLKRMESLRLRSGTLSKRKKSRSGASKLEISGPVLKEGLDEDKLRQLNCVDISALNQPGNHLHQQLVQHGRNRSVSYSTQTSSGSTGSSQSEAGSSGSAVSTPSPVTRARSHSSTGSSSKRGGMYLEGFDPFSVLLQPSLDHQNENQNKSENLNLSQGQTGVPGLAEHNRHNSKMSPSKYEEEDEEEGVIFFYLPEGHKPGTFPKALADGGSCRRGINRHLRRGSSTSLDSRLSFYDNVPISAFPGHGDEDEDAGEENRERKLEEVLERVSGLQRLVNAWSEVAVAGEDEDEEEEEEEEEEEGDSDSALDSASPCPSSPLQNRLEEENVSDQDSTGNPLGERERRDSGVGASLTRTNRPQKLRWPSFQSSHRPSLSSSLLQIGCQSVLQMNLLQKYSLLKLTALLERHTPTNKHGFSWAVPKFMKRMKVRDYKDRSVFGVPLHLNVQRTGQPLPQSIQQAMRYLRSQCLDQVGLFRKSGVKSRIQALRQMNEACGVDGGGVSYEGQSAYDVADMLKQYFRDLPEPLLTSKLSDTFLQIYQYMPKEQRLQAARAAVLLLPDEAREALQTLLCFLSDVTASVTDNQMTCTNLAVCLAPSLFHLNTLRRDSSSPRVMNRKQNLGKPDQRDLNENLAATHGLAHMIQECRKLFQIPEEMSRCRNSYVEQGLSPVRMEELTGGCGNYLRERLDALLKEAKDKFRGYDSCSTPEPAELAYKKVHDGFPLRLWKASLEVPASPEEVLARILREQQRWDEDLLESRVVETLEEHTEVYQYVRNSMAPHLPRDHVVLRTWLTDLPKGACALVCASVDHEAAAVLGVRVNVLTSRYYMEPCGPNKTRLTHMSRVDCRGRFPEWYNKLYGHQCAAEVARIRDSFTSPLEKS; the protein is encoded by the exons ATGATCTTGACTC AAATCGAGGCCAAAGAGGCGTGCACCTGGCTCCGGGCTGCGGGCTTCCCACAGTATGCCCAGCTCTATGAAG ATGGCCAGTTTCCGATTGAGATATCCTCTGTCACGAGGGATCACGACTTCCTGGATGGAGACGCCATTGAAGCGCTGTGCAG GAGGCTGAACACCCTTAACAAGTGTGCCCTGATGAGGCTTGATGTCTCGCCACAGCGCAAGAGG AGTGAAGACTCGGACGAAGACGAGCCGTGTGCCATAAGTGGCCGCTGGACATTCCAGAGGGACAGCAAGCGCTGGTCTCGCCTTGACGAGCTGGAGGTCTTCTCTCCTCCAGGGGAACCAATGGACACTCCCTTTGCCCGTGAAGAGAGGCTTCGGCAGGGCGTCAGCGCTGAAAGCGTGCTGACAGACCTGAGCGAGCAGCCAGAAGTGGGCTCCCTCCACAGCAGTGGCAGCGGAGATCATGGACGAGGTCCAGAGGTGAAAGCCAGAAGAgagaaagcagcagcagcagcagcagcagcagcagctctgagCATAACAACCTCGGGCCCATCTAACCCCGCCGTTACCTCGGGAGCAACGCGAGCCAGCTCAGTGGCTAGTGTCTGCTCCTCGGCCACGTCCGGAGCTAACGAGGACTCCATGTCAGATGGCATACCCTCGCCCCTAGAACGCAGAACTTTCTCTTTTGATGCCAGACAGGGCCAAGAACAAGGGCAGCCGGAGGCTCAGGAGAGCAGTGGGGGCAAGAGCACGCGGTCTCGGGCCAAGAGCTTCCTCAAGCGCATGGAGAGCCTGCGCCTACGGAGCGGCACCCTCTCCAAGCGGAAGAAGTCTAGATCTGGAGCTTCGAAGTTGGAGATTAGTGGCCCCGTGCTCAAGGAAGGGCTGGATGAGGACAAACTGAGGCAGCTGAACTGCGTGGACATTTCTGCCCTGAACCAACCAGGcaaccacctccaccagcaACTCGTGCAGCATGGCCGCAACCGCAGTGTGTCCTACTCCACCCAGACCAGCAGTGGCAGCACTGGCAGCAGCCAATCGGAGGCCGGCAGCAGCGGAAGTGCCGTCAGCACGCCCAGCCCGGTCACGCGGGCGCGCAGCCATAGCAGCACAGGCTCCAGCTCCAAGCGTGGGGGGATGTATCTGGAGGGCTTCGACCCCTTCAGCGTGCTGCTGCAGCCGTCACTGGACCACCAGAACGAGAACCAGAACAAGAGCGAGAACCTCAACCTCAGCCAGGGTCAGACCGGAGTTCCCGGACTGGCAGAGCACAACAGGCACAACTCAAAAATGTCACCCTCAAAGtatgaggaagaagatgaggaagaagggGTGATTTTCTTCTATTTACCAGAAGGGCACAAGCCTGGTACTTTCCCCAAAGCACTGGCTGATGGGGGATCGTGCCGGCGGGGCATAAACCGCCATCTGCGCCGTGGCTCGTCCACCTCTCTAGACAGTCGCCTGAGCTTCTACGACAACGTACCGATCTCAGCCTTCCCGGGCCACGGTGACGAGGACGAAGATGCAGGAGAGGAGAACAGAGAGCGCAAACTGGAGGAGGTGCTGGAAAGAGTGAGCGGACTGCAGAGACTGGTGAACGCCTGGTCCGAGGTGGCCGTGGCCggagaagatgaggatgaggaggaggaagaggaggaagaggaagaagaaggggaCTCTGACTCTGCTCTGGACTCGGCATCCCCCTGCCCCTCATCGCCGCTGCAAAACCGACTGGAGGAGGAGAACGTGAGTGACCAGGACAGCACGGGGAACCCCctgggagagcgagagaggcgGGACTCAGGAGTTGGGGCTTCTCTTACCCGCACTAACAG ACCCCAGAAGCTTCGCTGGCCCAGCTTCCAGAGCTCACACAGACCCAGCCTGTCTTCCTCGCTGCTGCAGATCGGCTGTCAGTCGGTGCTGCAGATGAACCTGCTGCAGAAATACAGCCTGCTTAAGCTGACCGCCCTGCTGGAGAGGCACACACCCACCAACAAGCATGGATTCAGTTG gGCTGTACCGAAGTTTATGAAGCGCATGAAGGTTCGAGACTACAAAGACAGGAGTGTGTTTGGAGTCCCTCTTCACCTGAATGTGCAGCGAACAGGGCAGCCTCTGCCCCAGAGCATCCAACAAGCCATGCGCTATCTCCGCAGTCAGTGTCTGGACCAG GTGGGATTATTCAGGAAGTCAGGGGTGAAGTCTCGCATCCAAGCCCTGCGGCAAATGAACGAGGCATGTGGAGTGGACGGGGGCGGGGTCAGCTATGAAGGCCAATCCGCCTATGATGTCGCAGACATGCTGAAACAGTACTTCCGAGACCTGCCTGAGCCTCTGCTCACCAGCAAACTCTCGGACACCTTCCTGCAGATCTATCAGT ACATGCCCAAGGAGCAGCGTTTGCAGGCAGCCCGAGCAgccgtgctgctgctgcccgaTGAAGCTCGGGAGGCGCTGCAGACTCTTCTCTGTTTCCTTAGCGACGTGACGGCCAGCGTCACCGACAACCAGATGACCTGCACCAACCTGGCAGTCTGCCTGGCGCCGTCGCTGTTCCACCTCAACACCTTGCGCCGAGACAGCTCCTcgcccag GGTTATGAACCGAAAGCAGAACCTTGGCAAGCCAGACCAGAGGGATCTGAATGAGAATCTGGCCGCCACCCATGGCCTCGCCCACATGATCCAGGAGTGCAGGAAGCTATTCCAG ATCCCGGAGGAGATGAGCCGCTGCCGGAACTCGTACGTGGAGCAGGGACTGAGCCCGGTGCGGATGGAGGAGCTGACGGGGGGCTGCGGGAACTACCTGAGGGAGCGCCTGGACGCCCTGCTCAAGGAGGCCAAGGACAAGTTCCGTGGCTACGACAGCTGCTCCACGCCCGAGCCCGCCGAGCTCGCCTACAAGAAG GTGCATGATGGCTTCCCACTGCGGCTGTGGAAGGCATCTCTGGAGGTCCCTGCCTCGCCAGAGGAGGTTCTGGCACGGATCCTGCGGGAGCAgcagaggtgggacgaggaccTGCTGGAGTCTCGAGTGGTGGAGACGTTGGAGGAGCACACAGAGGTCTACCAGTACGTCAGGAACAGCATGGCTCCCCACCTGCCCAGAGACCACGTTGTCCTCAG GACATGGCTGACCGACCTGCCCAAGGGTGCATGTGCACTGGTCTGTGCGTCAGTGGACCACGAGGCGGCAGCAGTGTTGGGCGTGAGAGTGAACGTGCTCACCTCCCGCTACTACATGGAGCCCTGTGGGCCCAACAAGACGCGTCTCACACACATGTCCAGGGTGGACTGCAG GGGTCGGTTCCCGGAGTGGTACAATAAACTGTATGGACATCAGTGCGCTGCTGAGGTTGCGCGAATACGGGACTCGTTCACCTCGCCGCTGGAGAAATCATAA
- the dlc1 gene encoding rho GTPase-activating protein 7 isoform X3, translating to MRLDVSPQRKRSEDSDEDEPCAISGRWTFQRDSKRWSRLDELEVFSPPGEPMDTPFAREERLRQGVSAESVLTDLSEQPEVGSLHSSGSGDHGRGPEVKARREKAAAAAAAAAALSITTSGPSNPAVTSGATRASSVASVCSSATSGANEDSMSDGIPSPLERRTFSFDARQGQEQGQPEAQESSGGKSTRSRAKSFLKRMESLRLRSGTLSKRKKSRSGASKLEISGPVLKEGLDEDKLRQLNCVDISALNQPGNHLHQQLVQHGRNRSVSYSTQTSSGSTGSSQSEAGSSGSAVSTPSPVTRARSHSSTGSSSKRGGMYLEGFDPFSVLLQPSLDHQNENQNKSENLNLSQGQTGVPGLAEHNRHNSKMSPSKYEEEDEEEGVIFFYLPEGHKPGTFPKALADGGSCRRGINRHLRRGSSTSLDSRLSFYDNVPISAFPGHGDEDEDAGEENRERKLEEVLERVSGLQRLVNAWSEVAVAGEDEDEEEEEEEEEEEGDSDSALDSASPCPSSPLQNRLEEENVSDQDSTGNPLGERERRDSGVGASLTRTNRPQKLRWPSFQSSHRPSLSSSLLQIGCQSVLQMNLLQKYSLLKLTALLERHTPTNKHGFSWAVPKFMKRMKVRDYKDRSVFGVPLHLNVQRTGQPLPQSIQQAMRYLRSQCLDQVGLFRKSGVKSRIQALRQMNEACGVDGGGVSYEGQSAYDVADMLKQYFRDLPEPLLTSKLSDTFLQIYQYMPKEQRLQAARAAVLLLPDEAREALQTLLCFLSDVTASVTDNQMTCTNLAVCLAPSLFHLNTLRRDSSSPRVMNRKQNLGKPDQRDLNENLAATHGLAHMIQECRKLFQIPEEMSRCRNSYVEQGLSPVRMEELTGGCGNYLRERLDALLKEAKDKFRGYDSCSTPEPAELAYKKVHDGFPLRLWKASLEVPASPEEVLARILREQQRWDEDLLESRVVETLEEHTEVYQYVRNSMAPHLPRDHVVLRTWLTDLPKGACALVCASVDHEAAAVLGVRVNVLTSRYYMEPCGPNKTRLTHMSRVDCRGRFPEWYNKLYGHQCAAEVARIRDSFTSPLEKS from the exons ATGAGGCTTGATGTCTCGCCACAGCGCAAGAGG AGTGAAGACTCGGACGAAGACGAGCCGTGTGCCATAAGTGGCCGCTGGACATTCCAGAGGGACAGCAAGCGCTGGTCTCGCCTTGACGAGCTGGAGGTCTTCTCTCCTCCAGGGGAACCAATGGACACTCCCTTTGCCCGTGAAGAGAGGCTTCGGCAGGGCGTCAGCGCTGAAAGCGTGCTGACAGACCTGAGCGAGCAGCCAGAAGTGGGCTCCCTCCACAGCAGTGGCAGCGGAGATCATGGACGAGGTCCAGAGGTGAAAGCCAGAAGAgagaaagcagcagcagcagcagcagcagcagcagctctgagCATAACAACCTCGGGCCCATCTAACCCCGCCGTTACCTCGGGAGCAACGCGAGCCAGCTCAGTGGCTAGTGTCTGCTCCTCGGCCACGTCCGGAGCTAACGAGGACTCCATGTCAGATGGCATACCCTCGCCCCTAGAACGCAGAACTTTCTCTTTTGATGCCAGACAGGGCCAAGAACAAGGGCAGCCGGAGGCTCAGGAGAGCAGTGGGGGCAAGAGCACGCGGTCTCGGGCCAAGAGCTTCCTCAAGCGCATGGAGAGCCTGCGCCTACGGAGCGGCACCCTCTCCAAGCGGAAGAAGTCTAGATCTGGAGCTTCGAAGTTGGAGATTAGTGGCCCCGTGCTCAAGGAAGGGCTGGATGAGGACAAACTGAGGCAGCTGAACTGCGTGGACATTTCTGCCCTGAACCAACCAGGcaaccacctccaccagcaACTCGTGCAGCATGGCCGCAACCGCAGTGTGTCCTACTCCACCCAGACCAGCAGTGGCAGCACTGGCAGCAGCCAATCGGAGGCCGGCAGCAGCGGAAGTGCCGTCAGCACGCCCAGCCCGGTCACGCGGGCGCGCAGCCATAGCAGCACAGGCTCCAGCTCCAAGCGTGGGGGGATGTATCTGGAGGGCTTCGACCCCTTCAGCGTGCTGCTGCAGCCGTCACTGGACCACCAGAACGAGAACCAGAACAAGAGCGAGAACCTCAACCTCAGCCAGGGTCAGACCGGAGTTCCCGGACTGGCAGAGCACAACAGGCACAACTCAAAAATGTCACCCTCAAAGtatgaggaagaagatgaggaagaagggGTGATTTTCTTCTATTTACCAGAAGGGCACAAGCCTGGTACTTTCCCCAAAGCACTGGCTGATGGGGGATCGTGCCGGCGGGGCATAAACCGCCATCTGCGCCGTGGCTCGTCCACCTCTCTAGACAGTCGCCTGAGCTTCTACGACAACGTACCGATCTCAGCCTTCCCGGGCCACGGTGACGAGGACGAAGATGCAGGAGAGGAGAACAGAGAGCGCAAACTGGAGGAGGTGCTGGAAAGAGTGAGCGGACTGCAGAGACTGGTGAACGCCTGGTCCGAGGTGGCCGTGGCCggagaagatgaggatgaggaggaggaagaggaggaagaggaagaagaaggggaCTCTGACTCTGCTCTGGACTCGGCATCCCCCTGCCCCTCATCGCCGCTGCAAAACCGACTGGAGGAGGAGAACGTGAGTGACCAGGACAGCACGGGGAACCCCctgggagagcgagagaggcgGGACTCAGGAGTTGGGGCTTCTCTTACCCGCACTAACAG ACCCCAGAAGCTTCGCTGGCCCAGCTTCCAGAGCTCACACAGACCCAGCCTGTCTTCCTCGCTGCTGCAGATCGGCTGTCAGTCGGTGCTGCAGATGAACCTGCTGCAGAAATACAGCCTGCTTAAGCTGACCGCCCTGCTGGAGAGGCACACACCCACCAACAAGCATGGATTCAGTTG gGCTGTACCGAAGTTTATGAAGCGCATGAAGGTTCGAGACTACAAAGACAGGAGTGTGTTTGGAGTCCCTCTTCACCTGAATGTGCAGCGAACAGGGCAGCCTCTGCCCCAGAGCATCCAACAAGCCATGCGCTATCTCCGCAGTCAGTGTCTGGACCAG GTGGGATTATTCAGGAAGTCAGGGGTGAAGTCTCGCATCCAAGCCCTGCGGCAAATGAACGAGGCATGTGGAGTGGACGGGGGCGGGGTCAGCTATGAAGGCCAATCCGCCTATGATGTCGCAGACATGCTGAAACAGTACTTCCGAGACCTGCCTGAGCCTCTGCTCACCAGCAAACTCTCGGACACCTTCCTGCAGATCTATCAGT ACATGCCCAAGGAGCAGCGTTTGCAGGCAGCCCGAGCAgccgtgctgctgctgcccgaTGAAGCTCGGGAGGCGCTGCAGACTCTTCTCTGTTTCCTTAGCGACGTGACGGCCAGCGTCACCGACAACCAGATGACCTGCACCAACCTGGCAGTCTGCCTGGCGCCGTCGCTGTTCCACCTCAACACCTTGCGCCGAGACAGCTCCTcgcccag GGTTATGAACCGAAAGCAGAACCTTGGCAAGCCAGACCAGAGGGATCTGAATGAGAATCTGGCCGCCACCCATGGCCTCGCCCACATGATCCAGGAGTGCAGGAAGCTATTCCAG ATCCCGGAGGAGATGAGCCGCTGCCGGAACTCGTACGTGGAGCAGGGACTGAGCCCGGTGCGGATGGAGGAGCTGACGGGGGGCTGCGGGAACTACCTGAGGGAGCGCCTGGACGCCCTGCTCAAGGAGGCCAAGGACAAGTTCCGTGGCTACGACAGCTGCTCCACGCCCGAGCCCGCCGAGCTCGCCTACAAGAAG GTGCATGATGGCTTCCCACTGCGGCTGTGGAAGGCATCTCTGGAGGTCCCTGCCTCGCCAGAGGAGGTTCTGGCACGGATCCTGCGGGAGCAgcagaggtgggacgaggaccTGCTGGAGTCTCGAGTGGTGGAGACGTTGGAGGAGCACACAGAGGTCTACCAGTACGTCAGGAACAGCATGGCTCCCCACCTGCCCAGAGACCACGTTGTCCTCAG GACATGGCTGACCGACCTGCCCAAGGGTGCATGTGCACTGGTCTGTGCGTCAGTGGACCACGAGGCGGCAGCAGTGTTGGGCGTGAGAGTGAACGTGCTCACCTCCCGCTACTACATGGAGCCCTGTGGGCCCAACAAGACGCGTCTCACACACATGTCCAGGGTGGACTGCAG GGGTCGGTTCCCGGAGTGGTACAATAAACTGTATGGACATCAGTGCGCTGCTGAGGTTGCGCGAATACGGGACTCGTTCACCTCGCCGCTGGAGAAATCATAA
- the dlc1 gene encoding rho GTPase-activating protein 7 isoform X2, whose product MVLLIMKLDQLDQEIESALSNASSMASTPTPKRRGVSNMDLGALNGDGSLSVSAQSLPSSPHHIPSSSSRSAGSSGAKPKTGMPTAIAEKDKAEIEAKEACTWLRAAGFPQYAQLYEDGQFPIEISSVTRDHDFLDGDAIEALCRRLNTLNKCALMRLDVSPQRKRSEDSDEDEPCAISGRWTFQRDSKRWSRLDELEVFSPPGEPMDTPFAREERLRQGVSAESVLTDLSEQPEVGSLHSSGSGDHGRGPEVKARREKAAAAAAAAAALSITTSGPSNPAVTSGATRASSVASVCSSATSGANEDSMSDGIPSPLERRTFSFDARQGQEQGQPEAQESSGGKSTRSRAKSFLKRMESLRLRSGTLSKRKKSRSGASKLEISGPVLKEGLDEDKLRQLNCVDISALNQPGNHLHQQLVQHGRNRSVSYSTQTSSGSTGSSQSEAGSSGSAVSTPSPVTRARSHSSTGSSSKRGGMYLEGFDPFSVLLQPSLDHQNENQNKSENLNLSQGQTGVPGLAEHNRHNSKMSPSKYEEEDEEEGVIFFYLPEGHKPGTFPKALADGGSCRRGINRHLRRGSSTSLDSRLSFYDNVPISAFPGHGDEDEDAGEENRERKLEEVLERVSGLQRLVNAWSEVAVAGEDEDEEEEEEEEEEEGDSDSALDSASPCPSSPLQNRLEEENVSDQDSTGNPLGERERRDSGVGASLTRTNRPQKLRWPSFQSSHRPSLSSSLLQIGCQSVLQMNLLQKYSLLKLTALLERHTPTNKHGFSWAVPKFMKRMKVRDYKDRSVFGVPLHLNVQRTGQPLPQSIQQAMRYLRSQCLDQVGLFRKSGVKSRIQALRQMNEACGVDGGGVSYEGQSAYDVADMLKQYFRDLPEPLLTSKLSDTFLQIYQYMPKEQRLQAARAAVLLLPDEAREALQTLLCFLSDVTASVTDNQMTCTNLAVCLAPSLFHLNTLRRDSSSPRVMNRKQNLGKPDQRDLNENLAATHGLAHMIQECRKLFQIPEEMSRCRNSYVEQGLSPVRMEELTGGCGNYLRERLDALLKEAKDKFRGYDSCSTPEPAELAYKKVHDGFPLRLWKASLEVPASPEEVLARILREQQRWDEDLLESRVVETLEEHTEVYQYVRNSMAPHLPRDHVVLRTWLTDLPKGACALVCASVDHEAAAVLGVRVNVLTSRYYMEPCGPNKTRLTHMSRVDCRGRFPEWYNKLYGHQCAAEVARIRDSFTSPLEKS is encoded by the exons AAATCGAGGCCAAAGAGGCGTGCACCTGGCTCCGGGCTGCGGGCTTCCCACAGTATGCCCAGCTCTATGAAG ATGGCCAGTTTCCGATTGAGATATCCTCTGTCACGAGGGATCACGACTTCCTGGATGGAGACGCCATTGAAGCGCTGTGCAG GAGGCTGAACACCCTTAACAAGTGTGCCCTGATGAGGCTTGATGTCTCGCCACAGCGCAAGAGG AGTGAAGACTCGGACGAAGACGAGCCGTGTGCCATAAGTGGCCGCTGGACATTCCAGAGGGACAGCAAGCGCTGGTCTCGCCTTGACGAGCTGGAGGTCTTCTCTCCTCCAGGGGAACCAATGGACACTCCCTTTGCCCGTGAAGAGAGGCTTCGGCAGGGCGTCAGCGCTGAAAGCGTGCTGACAGACCTGAGCGAGCAGCCAGAAGTGGGCTCCCTCCACAGCAGTGGCAGCGGAGATCATGGACGAGGTCCAGAGGTGAAAGCCAGAAGAgagaaagcagcagcagcagcagcagcagcagcagctctgagCATAACAACCTCGGGCCCATCTAACCCCGCCGTTACCTCGGGAGCAACGCGAGCCAGCTCAGTGGCTAGTGTCTGCTCCTCGGCCACGTCCGGAGCTAACGAGGACTCCATGTCAGATGGCATACCCTCGCCCCTAGAACGCAGAACTTTCTCTTTTGATGCCAGACAGGGCCAAGAACAAGGGCAGCCGGAGGCTCAGGAGAGCAGTGGGGGCAAGAGCACGCGGTCTCGGGCCAAGAGCTTCCTCAAGCGCATGGAGAGCCTGCGCCTACGGAGCGGCACCCTCTCCAAGCGGAAGAAGTCTAGATCTGGAGCTTCGAAGTTGGAGATTAGTGGCCCCGTGCTCAAGGAAGGGCTGGATGAGGACAAACTGAGGCAGCTGAACTGCGTGGACATTTCTGCCCTGAACCAACCAGGcaaccacctccaccagcaACTCGTGCAGCATGGCCGCAACCGCAGTGTGTCCTACTCCACCCAGACCAGCAGTGGCAGCACTGGCAGCAGCCAATCGGAGGCCGGCAGCAGCGGAAGTGCCGTCAGCACGCCCAGCCCGGTCACGCGGGCGCGCAGCCATAGCAGCACAGGCTCCAGCTCCAAGCGTGGGGGGATGTATCTGGAGGGCTTCGACCCCTTCAGCGTGCTGCTGCAGCCGTCACTGGACCACCAGAACGAGAACCAGAACAAGAGCGAGAACCTCAACCTCAGCCAGGGTCAGACCGGAGTTCCCGGACTGGCAGAGCACAACAGGCACAACTCAAAAATGTCACCCTCAAAGtatgaggaagaagatgaggaagaagggGTGATTTTCTTCTATTTACCAGAAGGGCACAAGCCTGGTACTTTCCCCAAAGCACTGGCTGATGGGGGATCGTGCCGGCGGGGCATAAACCGCCATCTGCGCCGTGGCTCGTCCACCTCTCTAGACAGTCGCCTGAGCTTCTACGACAACGTACCGATCTCAGCCTTCCCGGGCCACGGTGACGAGGACGAAGATGCAGGAGAGGAGAACAGAGAGCGCAAACTGGAGGAGGTGCTGGAAAGAGTGAGCGGACTGCAGAGACTGGTGAACGCCTGGTCCGAGGTGGCCGTGGCCggagaagatgaggatgaggaggaggaagaggaggaagaggaagaagaaggggaCTCTGACTCTGCTCTGGACTCGGCATCCCCCTGCCCCTCATCGCCGCTGCAAAACCGACTGGAGGAGGAGAACGTGAGTGACCAGGACAGCACGGGGAACCCCctgggagagcgagagaggcgGGACTCAGGAGTTGGGGCTTCTCTTACCCGCACTAACAG ACCCCAGAAGCTTCGCTGGCCCAGCTTCCAGAGCTCACACAGACCCAGCCTGTCTTCCTCGCTGCTGCAGATCGGCTGTCAGTCGGTGCTGCAGATGAACCTGCTGCAGAAATACAGCCTGCTTAAGCTGACCGCCCTGCTGGAGAGGCACACACCCACCAACAAGCATGGATTCAGTTG gGCTGTACCGAAGTTTATGAAGCGCATGAAGGTTCGAGACTACAAAGACAGGAGTGTGTTTGGAGTCCCTCTTCACCTGAATGTGCAGCGAACAGGGCAGCCTCTGCCCCAGAGCATCCAACAAGCCATGCGCTATCTCCGCAGTCAGTGTCTGGACCAG GTGGGATTATTCAGGAAGTCAGGGGTGAAGTCTCGCATCCAAGCCCTGCGGCAAATGAACGAGGCATGTGGAGTGGACGGGGGCGGGGTCAGCTATGAAGGCCAATCCGCCTATGATGTCGCAGACATGCTGAAACAGTACTTCCGAGACCTGCCTGAGCCTCTGCTCACCAGCAAACTCTCGGACACCTTCCTGCAGATCTATCAGT ACATGCCCAAGGAGCAGCGTTTGCAGGCAGCCCGAGCAgccgtgctgctgctgcccgaTGAAGCTCGGGAGGCGCTGCAGACTCTTCTCTGTTTCCTTAGCGACGTGACGGCCAGCGTCACCGACAACCAGATGACCTGCACCAACCTGGCAGTCTGCCTGGCGCCGTCGCTGTTCCACCTCAACACCTTGCGCCGAGACAGCTCCTcgcccag GGTTATGAACCGAAAGCAGAACCTTGGCAAGCCAGACCAGAGGGATCTGAATGAGAATCTGGCCGCCACCCATGGCCTCGCCCACATGATCCAGGAGTGCAGGAAGCTATTCCAG ATCCCGGAGGAGATGAGCCGCTGCCGGAACTCGTACGTGGAGCAGGGACTGAGCCCGGTGCGGATGGAGGAGCTGACGGGGGGCTGCGGGAACTACCTGAGGGAGCGCCTGGACGCCCTGCTCAAGGAGGCCAAGGACAAGTTCCGTGGCTACGACAGCTGCTCCACGCCCGAGCCCGCCGAGCTCGCCTACAAGAAG GTGCATGATGGCTTCCCACTGCGGCTGTGGAAGGCATCTCTGGAGGTCCCTGCCTCGCCAGAGGAGGTTCTGGCACGGATCCTGCGGGAGCAgcagaggtgggacgaggaccTGCTGGAGTCTCGAGTGGTGGAGACGTTGGAGGAGCACACAGAGGTCTACCAGTACGTCAGGAACAGCATGGCTCCCCACCTGCCCAGAGACCACGTTGTCCTCAG GACATGGCTGACCGACCTGCCCAAGGGTGCATGTGCACTGGTCTGTGCGTCAGTGGACCACGAGGCGGCAGCAGTGTTGGGCGTGAGAGTGAACGTGCTCACCTCCCGCTACTACATGGAGCCCTGTGGGCCCAACAAGACGCGTCTCACACACATGTCCAGGGTGGACTGCAG GGGTCGGTTCCCGGAGTGGTACAATAAACTGTATGGACATCAGTGCGCTGCTGAGGTTGCGCGAATACGGGACTCGTTCACCTCGCCGCTGGAGAAATCATAA